A window of Diabrotica virgifera virgifera chromosome 9, PGI_DIABVI_V3a contains these coding sequences:
- the LOC114334093 gene encoding cathepsin L-like proteinase, whose protein sequence is MFKYFLLFLIAAALAADTYLSDDEEFEKFKKDFSRNYETPNEEQHRRGIFVNTLNTVKAHNAKFERGEVSYSLGINQFADLTQDEFENRYTMKKWVEQQGKGKLATKTATQN, encoded by the exons atgtttaaatatttctTACTTTTTCTGATTGCTGCTGCTTTGGCTGCCGACACTTATTTGTCCGATGATGAAGAGTTTGAAAAATTCAAG AAAGACTTCAGCAGAAATTATGAGACTCCCAATGAAGAACAGCACCGCAGAGGAATTTTTGTTAATACTTTAAATACAGTCAAAGCACACAATGCCAAATTCGAAAGAGGAGAGGTTTCTTATTCCTTAGGCATAAACCAGTTCGCTGATCTTACCCAAGATGAATTTGAAAACAGGTACACAATGAAAAAGTGGGTAGAGCAACAGGGAAAAGGAAAACTTGCCACGAAAACTGCTACCCAGAATTAA
- the LOC114334092 gene encoding crustapain, protein MFKYFLLFVIAVALAADTYLSDDEEFEKFKANFNRNYATPNEEQRRKGIFVNTLNKIKEHNAKFEKGEISYSLGINQFADLTHEEFQSRYTMKNWVEQRGKLAQKTATHN, encoded by the exons ATGTTCAAATATTTCTTACTTTTTGTGATTGCTGTGGCTTTGGCTGCCGACACATATTTGTCTGACGACGAAGAGTTTGAAAAATTCAAGGCAA ACTTCAACCGAAATTATGCTACTCCTAATGAAGAACAGCGCCGTAAAGGAATTTTCGTTAATACTTTAAATAAAATCAAAGAGCACAACGCCAAATTCGAAAAAGGAGAAATTTCTTATTCATTAGGCATAAATCAGTTCGCTGATCTTACCCACGAGGAATTTCAAAGCAGATACACGATGAAAAACTGGGTAGAGCAACGGGGAAAACTTGCCCAGAAAACTGCTACCCACAATTAA